One genomic window of bacterium includes the following:
- a CDS encoding methyltransferase domain-containing protein has translation MPDNPSEAGSPNFDRVAAAWEKWEDWLEPSYRSFNEIFIKTAGVRAGHQVLDIGCGSGYPSIQEAQQVGIQGSVTGLDISEPMLEVAMRRAKLLGLTNIQFKKCDVDILPFPENHFDAATARFCLMFVSAPCNTLREVLRVLKAGAWFSASVWARQEKNPLPRTILERYYDLPPGNTETPGPYRFARSGALAQMLEETGFQEPTEKEVLVNEVFLTGRQYVEHLLEASALWGSLLLKLDAGKLKEATEALVSAAEEFRAGTEIHIPRCAFIVSARK, from the coding sequence ATGCCTGACAATCCATCAGAAGCCGGAAGTCCAAACTTCGACCGCGTGGCTGCCGCATGGGAGAAGTGGGAGGACTGGTTAGAGCCCTCCTACCGTTCGTTCAACGAAATATTTATAAAGACCGCCGGTGTGCGCGCGGGACATCAAGTTTTGGACATTGGATGCGGCTCCGGTTATCCGTCAATTCAAGAAGCGCAACAGGTGGGTATCCAGGGTTCAGTAACCGGATTGGATATTTCCGAACCAATGTTGGAAGTCGCAATGAGACGCGCGAAACTCCTTGGGCTCACAAATATACAATTTAAGAAATGTGACGTAGATATTTTGCCATTTCCGGAAAATCATTTTGACGCCGCAACCGCCCGCTTTTGCCTGATGTTTGTGAGTGCTCCGTGTAATACTCTTCGTGAAGTCCTGCGCGTCCTCAAAGCGGGAGCGTGGTTTTCGGCATCCGTATGGGCAAGACAGGAAAAGAATCCACTTCCACGAACAATTCTGGAGCGCTACTATGATCTGCCGCCAGGGAATACAGAAACACCCGGCCCTTACCGTTTCGCGAGAAGCGGTGCTTTAGCTCAAATGCTGGAAGAGACAGGATTTCAGGAACCCACTGAAAAAGAAGTATTGGTAAACGAAGTTTTCCTGACTGGCCGGCAGTATGTCGAACATCTGCTGGAGGCCTCCGCACTGTGGGGTTCTCTTCTGCTAAAACTCGATGCAGGAAAATTAAAGGAAGCAACAGAAGCGCTGGTTAGCGCTGCGGAAGAATTTCGAGCTGGTACCGAGATACACATTCCACGATGTGCTTTCATTGTTTCCGCTCGGAAGTAG
- a CDS encoding DinB family protein, protein MEMKQYLIDTFKYNDRANRQILQSIEKLPQKDQAIKFFSHLINSQKKWLARIIEYPNNPKMSWWEPAYPLENLEVEWSNSLQAWLRYLEEKKEEDLNQDVIFIGYDGGKFSAKLQDIALQLNYHNIHHRAQIQSLIREQGLEPEFVDYIGTVYRKL, encoded by the coding sequence ATGGAAATGAAGCAATATCTCATAGATACATTCAAATACAACGATCGGGCAAACAGGCAAATCCTTCAGTCGATCGAGAAACTGCCTCAAAAAGACCAGGCCATCAAGTTCTTCAGTCACTTGATTAATTCACAGAAAAAGTGGCTGGCGAGAATTATTGAGTATCCGAATAATCCCAAAATGAGCTGGTGGGAACCGGCATATCCGTTAGAAAACCTGGAAGTGGAATGGAGCAACAGCTTGCAGGCGTGGCTTCGGTATCTGGAGGAAAAGAAAGAAGAAGATCTTAATCAGGATGTGATTTTCATTGGATATGACGGTGGAAAGTTTTCTGCAAAACTTCAAGACATTGCGCTGCAGTTGAATTACCACAACATACACCATCGGGCGCAGATTCAGTCGTTGATCAGGGAACAGGGTCTTGAACCGGAATTCGTGGATTACATCGGAACCGTTTACAGGAAGCTGTAG
- a CDS encoding TolC family protein, with product MNRLYAVLICCLISIHSFAEDRENTWNSPGIPPKPGEFWKVPAGDPPKLRDASPLQASPEIQNKSDWRLAELIDFALSTAYRTRISWNEAKAAQAEYRSLKGEYFPDVTLGAELGRIRASAIGGQFTFKQDTVEPAATVRWVLFDFGRKGADVDEARKLLLAANFTHNAEVQNLILDVQRAYYGYIGSKALLQAQESSVDRAKADLDAARQRHDAGLATIADVLQAQTQLAEADFAAATTRGQIQILRGTLAIAIGIPPLNPQLEVVDELPQDLPLDEVSKEVVAMIQEGIKRRPELAALRAEALGAEAHARSVRAEQFPVIETNASVQRLYYLEPSGSSNNYSAALTISFPLFDGFSRRNDYLQAKAEADAAKARVASFQQEVGLQVWTSFFQLNTSAERIKATRKLLESAQESYEVASGRYKEGVGSILDVLAAQNALENARSQDVRTRTEWLLALSQLYHDMGVLGQENEFSIPSNAAKGNQEVKQ from the coding sequence ATGAACCGACTCTATGCAGTGTTGATTTGTTGTCTTATTTCTATTCATAGTTTTGCAGAAGACAGAGAAAATACATGGAATTCTCCCGGCATTCCTCCCAAACCGGGCGAATTCTGGAAAGTTCCTGCTGGGGATCCTCCGAAATTGAGAGATGCTTCACCACTGCAAGCATCGCCTGAAATCCAGAACAAATCGGATTGGCGATTGGCGGAGTTGATCGATTTTGCTTTGAGCACAGCGTACAGAACCAGGATTTCCTGGAATGAAGCAAAGGCGGCACAAGCGGAATACAGGAGCTTAAAAGGAGAGTACTTTCCGGACGTGACCTTGGGGGCCGAACTGGGGCGGATCCGCGCGTCCGCAATCGGAGGGCAATTTACGTTCAAGCAGGATACTGTTGAACCGGCCGCTACGGTGCGATGGGTTCTTTTTGATTTCGGGCGAAAAGGCGCTGACGTCGATGAAGCGCGGAAACTGTTGCTTGCCGCGAATTTTACGCACAATGCCGAGGTGCAAAACCTGATTCTGGATGTGCAGCGCGCGTATTATGGATACATAGGTTCGAAAGCGCTTTTGCAGGCTCAGGAGTCCAGCGTGGATCGTGCAAAAGCAGATCTGGATGCGGCCAGACAACGACATGATGCGGGTCTTGCTACGATTGCCGATGTATTGCAGGCACAGACGCAGCTGGCTGAAGCGGATTTTGCGGCGGCAACCACCCGTGGACAGATTCAAATTCTGCGTGGGACACTTGCGATTGCGATCGGCATTCCACCACTAAATCCGCAACTGGAAGTTGTTGATGAGCTTCCGCAGGATCTGCCTCTGGACGAGGTGTCGAAGGAAGTTGTCGCAATGATTCAAGAGGGCATCAAAAGAAGACCGGAACTCGCCGCGCTCCGGGCTGAAGCGCTGGGAGCTGAAGCGCACGCGCGTTCTGTTCGAGCCGAACAGTTTCCGGTGATTGAAACGAATGCAAGTGTCCAGCGACTCTACTATCTGGAACCTTCGGGATCCAGCAACAATTACAGCGCCGCATTGACGATTTCTTTTCCCCTGTTTGATGGTTTTTCGCGAAGGAACGATTATTTACAAGCGAAGGCAGAAGCAGATGCTGCGAAAGCGCGAGTCGCCAGTTTTCAGCAAGAAGTGGGTTTACAAGTATGGACCAGTTTTTTTCAATTGAACACATCTGCCGAACGGATCAAGGCTACGCGAAAACTTCTGGAAAGCGCGCAGGAATCGTATGAGGTCGCATCAGGCCGTTACAAGGAAGGAGTCGGAAGCATTCTTGATGTGCTGGCAGCTCAAAATGCTTTGGAAAATGCAAGGTCGCAGGATGTCCGGACTCGCACGGAATGGCTGCTGGCTCTCTCGCAGCTCTATCATGATATGGGCGTATTGGGACAGGAAAATGAGTTTTCTATTCCTTCGAATGCCGCCAAGGGTAACCAGGAAGTGAAGCAATGA
- a CDS encoding efflux RND transporter periplasmic adaptor subunit, whose amino-acid sequence MNSIKFTIVCIVISMLPACSKEEKQASMKPQQMTVPVVVEKVVQKDMPVQIQAVGAVEALSSVRVKPQVDGLLLTVHFKEGQNVKKGDLLFTIDPRPFQAELAKAQANLTKNLAQAKTARELATRYENLVKKDYVTKEQYEQVRTNAESLEASVEADRAAVTNAKLQLNYCSIRSPIFGRTGNVQVHAGNVVKQNDTEMVQIHQTDPVNVTFSVPEEHLAEIRSHYAKGNLQIVVTDKSGSNPVAGSLTFINNEVNQDTGTIVLKGTFNNTQNVLWPGEFANVSLTLTTRTNAIVVPAQAVETGQDGQYVYVVKGDMTAEVRPVTVGATVAQETIIEQGVQPGETVVTDGQLRLLPGAKVEFKYREAASL is encoded by the coding sequence ATGAATTCAATCAAGTTTACGATCGTTTGCATAGTGATCAGCATGCTGCCGGCTTGCTCCAAAGAAGAGAAGCAGGCATCGATGAAGCCGCAGCAAATGACTGTTCCGGTTGTCGTAGAAAAAGTTGTCCAGAAAGATATGCCTGTTCAAATTCAAGCTGTGGGTGCTGTGGAAGCTCTGTCCAGTGTGAGGGTGAAACCTCAAGTGGACGGCTTACTTCTTACGGTTCATTTTAAAGAAGGGCAAAACGTCAAGAAAGGGGATCTACTTTTTACAATCGATCCACGTCCGTTTCAGGCGGAGCTCGCAAAAGCGCAGGCGAATCTCACAAAGAACTTGGCTCAGGCCAAAACTGCAAGAGAACTCGCCACCCGATATGAAAATCTCGTGAAGAAGGATTACGTAACGAAGGAGCAGTACGAGCAAGTGCGCACCAATGCGGAATCTCTGGAAGCTTCTGTGGAAGCAGACCGTGCTGCTGTCACAAATGCAAAACTGCAGTTGAATTATTGTTCAATCCGGTCCCCCATCTTTGGACGGACCGGAAATGTGCAAGTACACGCAGGAAATGTCGTGAAACAAAATGATACTGAAATGGTGCAGATCCATCAGACGGACCCTGTTAACGTTACTTTTTCCGTGCCGGAGGAACATCTTGCTGAAATTCGAAGCCACTACGCAAAAGGAAATTTGCAGATTGTGGTGACCGATAAGTCCGGAAGCAATCCCGTCGCCGGTTCGCTAACCTTTATTAACAATGAAGTAAATCAGGATACGGGAACAATCGTACTGAAAGGCACTTTCAACAACACTCAAAACGTTTTGTGGCCTGGCGAATTTGCGAACGTCTCTTTGACATTGACAACGCGGACGAATGCGATCGTGGTTCCCGCGCAGGCGGTCGAGACCGGCCAGGATGGGCAATACGTTTACGTGGTAAAAGGAGATATGACTGCAGAGGTGCGGCCGGTTACCGTTGGCGCAACGGTGGCGCAGGAAACGATTATTGAACAAGGAGTTCAACCTGGCGAAACTGTCGTGACGGACGGTCAGCTCAGACTACTACCGGGCGCAAAAGTTGAATTCAAATATCGGGAGGCGGCGTCATTATGA